The sequence TCGCCTCTTTATCCCTCTTGGCCTTTTCAAGGTTGACCGCCAACCCAAACCACCAACGGTATTGATCCGGTTCCAAACGCAACAGACGGTTGAAATATCGGTTGGAGTTTTCAAGGTTGCCCCGCTTTTGTTCCAGGGATGCCATGATCCCCAAAGCGGCGATGGAGTCGCCATCCTGGGACAGATGCTCGCGAACGACCCGCTCCGCCTCATCCAACTGACCATCCTCCACAAGGGTCCGCGCCCACCCCAGGGACTGGGCCTTTTGCAATGGCAGCATCATTTCGCCATTTTCAAGAATTCCGCGGTTGGGCTGGGCCACTCGCACACCGGCGGTGGAGGTCGCAGGTCCCTGGGAAACAGGGGCATGCGGGTTTTCAAGGGTCATCGTCGCCAGATTGTCGAGCGAGGTCGGGGTCGGAATGCCGCGACGCACCGGAACGACCTCGGGTGTTCTGGCCGCCAGAGGATTCGCAACCACGGAAGTTGACGGTCCCTGTTTCGGGGATGGGGATTCATTTTTTCGCGGTGGCGTTTTCGAGAGTCCCAATTTAAAGGGACGCTCGGTGACCGAGGCGGGCACACTCGGGGAAGTGGCGACAGGTGGCGCTGGCGGTTGTGTCGCCTCGGACTCGGGCACCCTGATCACCCCCGAGGGGGCTACCGATTCCTCATCGATGGCCATCGATCCCATCACCCCCGGAACGGAAGTGGTCGTCGTGGCAATCGGGCGCGTCGCCGATTTCAGGGACGGTGCCAATTCCTCCGGTTCGGACAGGGACGAAACAGACGGGTCCATTTCCTCCTGTTCGCCCTGCTTCGGGACGGTCTCCCCGGTCATGGTCCCCTGATCGATCCGCGACAGGAAGAAAATCCCCGCCGCCAATACCAGCGCCATCCCGAAGGCCCAGACGAACTCCTTGCGGCAGAAAACCTTGCGCCCGGAGGTCTCCCCCTGTACCCGTACACCATCATCCGGAAAGGTCACCCCCAGGTCACACAGATCGACGCCATCGAGGGAATGGACCTCCCTTTGATGCAAATCGTTCAGCAACTGACCGATCAAACTCATGAAACGCCCCCTCCGGCCCGTTTTCCACGCAAGCGTTCCATCAGGGAAACCGACTCGGATGCCGCGGTTCCCCATCGCGATCCAATGCGGCGCCAGTAATTCTTCCAGGAGGAAACCGCCAGTCCCTCGGTATCCAGGGCAGCGGTTGCGACCTGGGCAACATCGACGATCCGCTCCCCTCTGCCGACGGCGATCAGAAGGCATTTATGGGCCAGGACATTGATCAAACGGGGAATGCCACCACTCAGGCGATGAATCCGGCGGACCGCGGGCGCGGTGAACACATCGTCCCCCTGGAATCCGGCAATCTGAAGGCGATGGTTGAGGTAAAGCCCCGTTTCACGGGCATCCAGCGGCAACAGATGACAGGAAAAGGTGATTCTCTGCCGCAACTGGCGCAGATTGTACTGCCGTTCGAGACGATGATCCAATTCAGGCTGTCCCAACAGCACGACCTGGAGGGTTTTCTGTCGTTCCGTATCCAGGTTGGTCATAAGGCGGATCGCTTCGAGGGTTTCATCGGTCAGGCTCTGGGCCTCATCGACGAACAGGACCACTTTTTTTCCCTGTTGCCGCAGTTCGACGAGGCGATCGGTCAATTGCCTGATCCGATGCTGAAAACCCATGGATCCATCGTCAGGGGGCACGGCCAATTCATCCGCGAGGGCCTTGTAGGCATCCTCGGGTGTCAGCAACGGATTGAGAAAACAGGCGGTGACCTGATCGCGATCCTGGAAATTGGCCTGAAGTTTCTTCATCAACATTGTTTTACCGGTGCCCGCCTCACCGGTGATCTTGACGAACCCCTCGCCGAAGGAAAGGGCAACGAGGGCGACGTTGAAAGATTCCTGGACCGAAGGACTGAAATGGAAGAACCCGGTGTCAGGGATGAGTTGAAACGGCTGCTCCTGCAACCCAAAATGGCCAAGGTACATGTGTCCGCCCTTCCTTTCCCATCCCCTGCGTCAAACGACACCCCCTTCAGTGGAACCTGTCCCTTCAGTCCTTGAAAAGTTCCGGTCCCACCCGCAAGGCCTCGCCCGAGATGGCCCCATGGGCGACGGGATTGTCGGCCTGAAGTCCCGGACGATGGAACAGGACCACCGGGACATCGATCGTCTTGACATCCTTGAACCATCCTTCCTGAAGATTGGGATAGGTGCTTTTGGGAATGACGAAGAAATCATAATCGTCATCGTTGAAATCGCCATCATTGACCTCGATGAGCCGCAACACCTTGGCCGCCCCCGGATAGTCCGCCACCTTCAATGCGGGAGAGCCGATGCCACTGACGGTCCAGGCGCAGTCGTACTGCCCTTTCATGACCAACGGAATGGCCTTGGTGAAGGAGAGCGGCATGGTGGCAAAATGCTCGGGACCGAAATCGTTGTCGAGGCCGGCCAGGGAATCCCAGACAATCTTGCTGGCGGAGCCGACATCACCGACCGCCACCTGTATTTTACGCCCCTGTTTGAGCAGATCGGCTATTTCCTTGGCCCCCTTGGTTCGTTCCTGGTTGCATACCAGGTGGGCATAGGAGTGAAACACCACCCCATCGATCGGCAACGTGTACTTGTGGACCAGTTTATTGGGGGCCAGGCCAAAATCGCATTCCCCCCTGGCAACCTTTTCGACATTCTCGTCCCCGCCCTTGGTCTCGACTGCCGCCACCGAAAAACCGAGACCGAACCCGTCCATGATGGGTTGGAGGGTCTTGGGCAATCGTTCATAGGACAGCCCCTTGGGACCGCCGCAGAAATTGACGA comes from Magnetococcales bacterium and encodes:
- a CDS encoding tetratricopeptide repeat protein, which codes for MSLIGQLLNDLHQREVHSLDGVDLCDLGVTFPDDGVRVQGETSGRKVFCRKEFVWAFGMALVLAAGIFFLSRIDQGTMTGETVPKQGEQEEMDPSVSSLSEPEELAPSLKSATRPIATTTTSVPGVMGSMAIDEESVAPSGVIRVPESEATQPPAPPVATSPSVPASVTERPFKLGLSKTPPRKNESPSPKQGPSTSVVANPLAARTPEVVPVRRGIPTPTSLDNLATMTLENPHAPVSQGPATSTAGVRVAQPNRGILENGEMMLPLQKAQSLGWARTLVEDGQLDEAERVVREHLSQDGDSIAALGIMASLEQKRGNLENSNRYFNRLLRLEPDQYRWWFGLAVNLEKAKRDKEAISYYRHLIKMNDVAEHVVRFAEERIRVLESGQKH
- a CDS encoding AAA family ATPase, whose translation is MYLGHFGLQEQPFQLIPDTGFFHFSPSVQESFNVALVALSFGEGFVKITGEAGTGKTMLMKKLQANFQDRDQVTACFLNPLLTPEDAYKALADELAVPPDDGSMGFQHRIRQLTDRLVELRQQGKKVVLFVDEAQSLTDETLEAIRLMTNLDTERQKTLQVVLLGQPELDHRLERQYNLRQLRQRITFSCHLLPLDARETGLYLNHRLQIAGFQGDDVFTAPAVRRIHRLSGGIPRLINVLAHKCLLIAVGRGERIVDVAQVATAALDTEGLAVSSWKNYWRRIGSRWGTAASESVSLMERLRGKRAGGGVS